The stretch of DNA TGTGATGGATGTGCTAAAGCAGTGATGTGAAACATCACGGAACAGAGGTAACTTCTGAGTCATATGGAGTTAATGAATGAGTATGTCAATTAACTAGGATGAAATACTAAAGCAGGCTTCAGAGATGATTTTGGGAGCTGTCTCCCCAAGTGAATGCACACCCTGCCTGTGATCTGCTTTTTCTCACCTACCATGACTTTCCATCTGCAAGTGCTGGGTCTGGTTAAACCCCACTTGTTTCTTTCCAGAAATGTCTCTGGCTCACAGTGAGCTTGGATTACTTAAGCACTGCTTGCCCAGGTAACTGAGAAGAGCAAGGAGGTGCCAACTTCACCATGaaaccaggaaaggaaaaatgctgGCAGAAATCCTGTGGTGGCGGAAACGCTGCTGTGGGGCAGTCAACACTGGGGTCAGCCTGGGATGCCTGTCTTCTATTTGGTTTCATTAGTCTCCCACTTAACCTCAATGTTTTGGTCCTTTATCCTTTGTTTCTCAATAAAGactgattttttcctttctccagatGACAGCTGGGCTGAAACCATTCCTTGGGATTTCTCACCCTTGGGTGAGAAAAACAGTGGCACCTGAAGCCTTCAGGAGCCATCCTGCGTGGTCCCCCCACTATGGAAATCCTGCTTTAACAACTCATACACTGAGAAGAGCACCAACAGCCACAACAGATTGCATTCCTGGTcctcaaggaaagaaaaaagagataaTCCACAACATTCTGCTATAGAAATGGCTCATTCCCAGGCATGGGGAAGCATTTATTTGATCAAGCAGTACTAACATTTCTgtagaaagagaagaaacagaacCTGTTTCCACACACGCACCATCCCAGGAAACTGTCAAGTGCAAATAAGCAGCATGATTTAAGGTATTCCACGGTCACCTCACTAATCTGTCCCCTGGACTGGATTTTTAACTTTATAAAGACATTTTGTAGAAAACTGtataagagaaaaagaagtatCAGGAGTAACAGGCACTTCTCATTGTTAGGTATACCCCAACATGAAAAAATTGCTTCATCATTATCAAACTtattccaccttttttttttttttttttttttttttttttttttttttcattttggagaaCTAAGAGTCTTCAGGATCTGGCTTTGTTCTTCACAGGAGGAGGCACTAAACATGACTGACATCAGGAGCAGTGCATCACTGAAAACTTAGATAAATGTGTGGGTCAGAACATCTTCCTGCTGCTTGTTGTGAAGGGTTCCAATGCCAACTGCTGGGGCTGGTAGAGGAGGTCTGCTCACAAGACGGAGCTGAAATTTGAGTTGTGGGGAAATTATTAATGAAGGAAAGAATCACATCTCGAGGTCCACAGTGATATCTGCTGTCAGATAACTGGGCAGTCCCAGCTGCAAGTAATGCAGGAAGTTATCCCCTATCTCCTAAAGACCGTGGCTCCAAGGACTTTATAGTGCATGATCTGCCAGAGCAAATGGCACCTTTGCATTCTCCTCCTACTCCCCTACTTGGGATCTTTCATTATCCTGTCTAGTTTGACTGAACACCATGTAAAATAAAGCTCCAGTTCTGCTCTTCACCAATGGTGCTATAAAGAGCAGAAGTAGCTGAAATTAGAACACACATTTGGTTTAGGAATCAAGATTAGGTTTTTTGTTAAGCACCATAAAATTTTGCATTCAAGGAGaactttaaatttcattttaaagattaaaacaCCCTGGGGACATCTTACCTTAAGCCCCAGCTGCTTTTCAAACCGTGGAGACACAAAGGACCATGGACCCATGTTCTGTGGTTCTTCCTGACTCCAGATGAAGACTAAAGGAACGATAAGGGTACATAACAAACATACATATTTATCttttcagcagagaaagaaaaacagttttttgcttttgtaGCACCTCTAGATTATTTGTCTTGGCACTACCTTTGAAATGAAGGCATGCCAGACTTCATTCCCTTGCAGCTCAGAATTCAAACCCAAAGTATGTCCACCATTAGAGTATACTGTGTGTATATTCTGCTTTTCTACAGCTGTTTTCAAAAGCTGCTAAAAGGACTGGACTGCAAAAACCAATGCAAAATATATCTCAAATGGTTTGCTCtgattttcagtgctgcttCTTGGAAGCTAACAATAGCAGAGAAAAGAGTTCTTTTAACACAAGTGATAAACATTTCTGAAACATCCCACTCCAGAAACACTTGGATGTATGAGGGGgagaacaaagaggaaaaagccaCTACAGCTCTTCATCTTAAAAGGCAACAGATTTAGTTCAGTACTTCAAAGAGACTAGAAACACAAAGGTAGAAGCTTGGCTGACCTTTTGCATGGCTGTACTTGCTCAGCTCTTGCTGTAGAGCTTCCAGGGGGAAAGGACAGAGCTCTTCAAGTCTCAGAAtagctgagctgtgctgcttttctcccAGTGTTTCTCTTTGCTTCACCAGAGCATAGTAATGCTTTCCAGAACACAGCACCACTTGGGTGacactaaaaaaaattttaaaaaatgtttccaagTTTAGTGTTTTACAGAAACTTAATGCAGAACAGCTTGGAAGATCACTTCCAACCACAAAAACCAGTCAAACTTCAAAGACAACTTCATAAGAGCTAAATTGCTTCCCTAGACcatcttttctcttccttgccttcccttccttcccattCCTTCCAACAGCTGGCAAACTAACCTTTGAGGAAAGTATGCCAGAGGTCCTGTTTCTTCAGTAATTCTGGGAAAGTTACCTTACAATGGGATTGATCTCTCTTAGCTCTgactattaaaaattaaacaccCAAAGCTAGTCATCTCTGCActctctgaagaaaataaaccagaggGAGAGAAGTCCCTCCAGAGGACAACTCTGCCATGCCAGAGCAGGACTGCCTGCTGGAGAGACACTACACCCTCCTGCAATCACAGAGGTCTTGGCTGCCTAATCTTACTGGAAAAAGCAACAAGATAAACTACACCCTTTGTGCCTCACCATCCCACTTAAAAAACCCAAGATGCTAAGGTACTTCCAGCCTTCTGATTGGGGGTCAGGAAGTGAAGATAAGGGAGGCTCAGACTTGGGTACTACTGGGGCAATCAGCAGATCAAGGGGAAAAATATTAAGGCTGAATTGGTCATTGTGAACAGGATTCACTGTGACATCTGAAAGTAGAGAGATGTACACACACTTTGTTATTGCCCCACCCTCATCAGCTCAGGCATTCCAGCCCCAGAACAAAAATTCTGGATTCAGTTTTGGGCCAGTCAtgacaagaaagacattgaggagctggagcccatccagagaagggaacggagctggtgaagggtttggagcacaagtcctgtgagaagcagctgaggggcctcagcctggggaaaaggaggctcaggaggtgCCTTTTCACTCTCTGCAACTCTCTGACAGGTCATAGCCAGGTGGGAGTTTGTCTCTTCTCTCAGGTAACAcacaataggacaagaggaaacagctttAAGTTGcatcagaggaggtttagattggattcaaggaaaatttcttcactgaaagggtcaAGCACTCAAACAGgcctcccagggcagtggtggagtcaccatcttGGAGGTATTTAAATGTCCAGATGTGACACttgggacatggtttagtggtggacttggcagtacTGGGCTAAGGTTGGACTTGACAatcttaagggtcttttccaacttaacatatctatgattctatgattcatgTCACAGCTGCTCCACTGACTGTCACTAATGGACATGGTGCAGAATAGGCCCCATCAGGCTGGTAACTACAGTCACAAACTCCCTGTGAGGCCAAGAGGTGACAGCCTAAACACTTCACTGCTTTGCAGACAGATGTGGTAACTACCAGCAGTTaccagaggaaaaggagaggaagtaAAACTAACCACAGTTGCTTATCATGAAAAATTTTCCCCTCAAAGTCGCCTCTTTCATATCACCTCAAATTTGAGCTGTTGGTAGGAGAAAGGGACAGGACATCTCTTTTGAGCTTCTCCTCTAAGAAAGCAGAGCTACCTTTTAGGATCTACTGAGGAGTCACCAATGACAGGCTTGAATGTTGTCCCTGGGGCCATTTCTTCAAAACTTGATACAGCAGCCTACATGGGGGAAGAGTTGGAAGTTACCAAatcttgctgcttttccctcaggCCAGAGTCAGAAAGAATACTGAGACAGGGTTTGGTAAGCACAAAATACACAGTCTTCCCTCTCCCTCATATTCCTATTCCCAGTGAAAAGTGAGATGATAAGCTTCCCAAGAACACCATCAGGCCAGGAATGAACCCTACTTCTAGCTCACCTCCACCCAGCTTTAATCCTCAACCTGTTTGGCCCCAACCAGGCAAAATTCCACTGATTTGACCCCAAAACAGCAATCAGAGAACacagaaggggggaaaaaaaaaagggaagaaacacaaaagaggataaagaggaaaaaaaaataaagaggaaggACATTTTTCAGCTTACTGGAAGCCTGAGTAACACTTTGGGAGAAGCAACAATGAGAGGTTTCCTGAAGTTTCGGACCATTTGCCTCCGGAGTAAATGGAAATACTGTGCTGGGGTGGTGGGATGCACAACTGACATGTTGACCTGGTCACCATCAACACCCTCTTCTGAGCTGTCACACATCTGTACAGGGGGAACACAGCAATACCTTGTCAAATGCAAGCAGTGAGACTAAAATGCAAGAAAGAATCCAGGCACACAAGGCACACTGATCTGTACAGGAACAGATTAGTAAATATCCAAATTCAAGAGAGGAACAACTTCAGAGAAGAAATGGGTTTAGCATTGAACTGATTGTGTCTGTAGTGCCTCCTTGGAGCATACTGCAGCCGAGCTCCCAGAGCACTgactgccagtgctgtgctgggctctgtgacCCCGGGAGCTGTGGGGGTACCTGTAGGAACCGTTCCATCCGGCAGGACGAGTGCTCAGGGCCTGCACCATCATAGCCATGGGGAAGAAGAATTACTATCCCACTCTGCAGAAGCCATTTAGCCTCACCTAGAAACACAGaatgaggaggaaggaaaggatgaTTTCCACAGAGCATAAAGCCACAGAACATATTCCTTTGCACAAACTGCTCAGAAAAAAGAATAACCAATTTCCAGGTCATTAAAGACAAGTCTGAAACATGCTGCTGGCATTTTGCCCTGAGATTCCTTACAGTGAAATAACACGTTAGGTGATCTGAAGTTTCTGAAATCATCAGGtagctctgggctcccagaaGACCCAAGTCTCCACATGGAGCACATGACATAGtcaaattttaaaacttcatcTCTGCAGGTGTGatcccagcagcatcctgtgAGCCAATCCTGGTTAACACAGCAGTGCTTAttcccctgagctctgccaaaCCTCCTGCACTATACAAGAGACTACAATCAAATCCAGAATTTGGGTGGGATAAGAGTGTCTCTGAATTTCCATCTATGACCACAGAGGTTTTATATCTGAACACTCAAAAAACGTGTTAGAGTCAAACTTAGTAAGGTgttgtggagttttttgtttgttttaaataatcaCTATTTTCCTTCTCTATTGCTTCAGGAATTTTTCAGATGCTTCACAAAGGAAAGGTACAGCCTGTAAAGGTACCAGGCATATATACACACAGTAAAATACATGTGGGGTAAGAAAGGCTATTAGTATAATTAATTGTCCTTTTGTAATGACTGTACTCTGCCAAGGATTCTTTCATTTTAGATGTACTGTCTTTAGAGAAAAGCTGCACAGAAGTCAGGAACTCAAATGCAAGCTCATAGGACTCCTTGAGAAAACAATTCTTTGCACAGCATCCAATTCTTCCTTGAAAGACGAAGGATTTTCTAAGAATGTATATAATACAAATGACTAATTCTTAAATATATTAGTTCCTTGTACACTCACCTCCAGAGATGAAAGTGTCAAATATTATCTGAGCTCCATTAAAGAAGTCTCCAAATTGAGCTTCCCAAATTGGCAGTAACTTAGGGCTCTCAATACTCATTCCATATTCAAAACCAAGCACAGCTTCTTCAGACAAGGGACTGTTACTCACCTAACAGAAGAAAATTGTTGGGAAGGGTGGATGAGGAAGAACACAACCAAAGGTTAAGAAGCATTAGAACCAGACAAACAGTGCTGACAACACACACTCCTAAAGGCAGTTTATAGGCactgattttttgcttttgaatgaAGACACTGAGGGGAAAAGAATAACATTTGATCTCTCAAGGAAGAGCAAACCCCTTTGTCAAAGTTGCAATTTATAATGACAAAGAATAGGGATGCCCTGACAGTTTTTATGTCCACGTATCTGGGGTTTGCCAGAACATACACTAGACCTACATAAGTCtcagcagctttaaaaaatgcattgttTCAGCACAATTTGAAGAAGGTGGTCTTGTGGGCTACAGAACCTACCTCTAGGAAACCCTTCTGGTCTGGGGACATGTGATTCAGAGGAATGTAGGTATCATCTGTCTCTTGGCAAACCAACATCGCGTGTCGTTGGCTGAAGGTTCCTCTGCCAACGTCTTGTCCACTTAGTCTGATATTAAACCCTTGCCAAGCAATAAATACAACTCCAGATCAGCAAGTTATGTAAAAAGACAACATGCAGGACATAATTTTATCTCTTGTTATATCTCTTTTTGGATTTCCCTCATCAGCAACATCAAATCTGAGATGCAATTCTTAACCAGCAACAGCTTCAACTGTCAAGCACACAGATGCTCTGACATTATTTTGGGTAAAATGGTTCAATTTACTGAagcaaactgcaaaaaaaaaaaaaagtgcattctGTATCATATGTAAATGGAGATTTGAATTCAGGCtagagaggagggagaagaaataATAGCATAAAGCACACAAAGTACTTGGGAGGCACACTGATGCTAGCTGCACTGCTTGTGCTCAGCTCTATGCACAAATGTTTTTGGGGAGTGAGAGGGAGCTACAATTCTTGGAAGATATTTAACACTCAGTCTACAAATATTAGTGACATGTAAGATTCATATTTACCTTCTCTTAGACCATGTAAATTGTCAAATTTATAAACCATAGCAATCTTTTTACTTAGAAACACCTAAGAAATCTAATGTTATCCTTTATTgacataaaagcaaaaatattctgTCTCCTGTCTAGTTGCCTCTTACCTTGGCTCAGCAGAGAACCAAATGCTAAAGTTTCAGCCGTTGCCCAGTccagcttttttccttcctccattTTTTGAACTCTTGACTAAgcaaataaagaagaaaaaattactattttgtctttttccatcTGTAGCTTTTTTGGTGGCACAGACTAATATTAGAAGCTAGGAAAAAAGCAACACGCTAAGGAGAGAAATGCTATATTCCTGCAGCCAGCTTAGGCTGCATTAGAATACAGAGTCTTATTTCAGCACCTCCTAAAGAAGGTTGCCTGAGGACCACAGAACCATAGGTGATCCATGTGTTCACCTCCCAGTCAACAAACTGGTGACTGATTAGGTAATCCTACTcggaaaatatttaaaatcttagCACAGCACAGAGTGTAGTCTTGACAGACTTCTGCTCTGACTGGTTAGCAGTGATGAAAGATACCAGGTGTTAAGTATTTCAGTCTCCAGAACTCTTCCCTGTCCTGGCCTGCAGAATGCAGAAGAATGATCATACTGAGCTGTGGAGTTCTTGCCTTGGGCTGGGAAGACAAAACATCAGTCTTTTGAAATACTCACGGTCTCTCTCTGGCTGCCAAGCAGACACCTGCGCACACTCATCATCCATCAAAGGGAAACATtcacaaaccccaaactgaTCCAAACCAAACACCAGCTTAGGAGCTATCAAACCCAGACTGTCAAACTAGGCCACATGTTGTATAGTGCTTTTATACATAAGTAATAAAACACTCACTACTGGTTTTAGAACGTGTGTACACTATTGCCAGGTTCCTGAGTTATTCCTTTAAAAAGTACTCATTCTAATTACCAACTATATAAATGTTAGTAACTTATCATAATAGCTTCTTTCTATTTGTAAGAAtaataaactgtattttctataagcttttttcttcattgcaaTAAAATATTGTTGAAATAACAAACTAAAGTACATGGTCAgacctgaggggaaaaaaaaaaaaaatctttcttcaaAACTGGAGGAAAAATGGCATCATCTCAGCCTTGAAACAGAGTGAGTTGTTTTTCCTAGAGAATACCATGCTGTTTTTTGTAACTGGCAACCCTGTAACAGGTTTGAGCCACGGCATCAGAAGTATCATGATGCTCTACTCACCTGAGCATAGGTCTTCAGGAGATGGCTGTGCATCTGGAGCTCTTCGGGCACCTCCACAGACTTGGCCCCAATGAActgcagcagaggcacaggCATGCCCGTGTCCCAGGTGGTGATTGTGGCAGAAGGCTCCACAAGGCCTTTCCAGTGAGCCTGCAGGTTGGTAGGGGGTGGGCTGTATGAAGTCATGTTGGCAAGGTGATCATTCAGCTTGGAATAGCACGTGGTCTTTATCTCAGCCACTTCAGCCTCAGTCATGAGCCCAGCAGCCGTGAGGTGCTCTGCGTACGTGTCCGGGATACTCTTACGGGACCTGCCAGGGAGGGAATCAAGCCACACAGATATTCAGCCTAAAAGCAGTGTcacaggaaaacaaggaaatacCACCTTACTACAGTCAGGTACCATGGAAAAATCATATAAATGGTGTCCTGGTGCATTATATTTATTTGCATGAAGTTTAATTTCCTGGCATTTTCAAAAAGATAATAGTTTTATAGCCCTTTATTAAAAAAGTGAAAGTGCTATAGTTGGCAGTTACAGGTTTAAAAACAAGTCAAAACCCCCTCTGTGCTACCATGCATACTTTCTTCAGAGAAACTCACAATAGGATTTGCACATTGGAGAGAATCAAGGCAACCATTCCATAAACTCTTCACCAAAAATACCAGAATTCACTGGCAAGTGaatttttgtgtgcttttcttttggGATAAGGATGGAATCTGAATACATTTAAATGCTGATAAAGATGAGTCCCCACTGGAAGCAGCAGGATCAGGCAAAGACAAGACAAGCATCACACTGGCTTCCTGCCCACTCTCCCACAGCATGCACACTTCTCCTTGGCACACAGAAGGCAACTTTGCCCTCTGATTACCAGTGGTCACAAATTTGAAATCCAAGAGCTATGTCCAAGACTGTTCTCCAAAAAGCACCAAGCCACACATTCAAGAGCCAACAGTAATGATTGTTCATTAACATCTTATTATCAGACTCACACTGTAGTCAAGGGCTGCTGACAGTCCACCTGCACCTTACATAAAGACCAGTGGATATGTCAAAGGATCTCACACAGAGGCTCCTGTTGCACAGCAGACTTGAGGAGGTGCAGACATATTTTGGTGGTGCAACTCTTACCTGATGATTTTGTACATGCTGGGGTTGGTGAAGAAGGGCTCATCAAGCTCATTGTGGCCCCACTGTCTGTAGCACAGCAAGTCCACAATGACGTCCCTGCGGAAGTGGCGCTGGTACTCCACAGCCAGTCGTGTGGCACGGACAACTTCCTCAGGATCATCCCCGTTCACATGGATAACTGCACATCCAACGATTTTACCTGCCCAGGGATTCAAACACAGCAGCAATCACACCCAACCCCTTCCAAAGAAAgcccacacacacacctgctCTGCTGAAACTACAGACAACCCATGGGAAGTAagtatattaaaaacaaatcaaaagaaGATGTTCTTTGTGATGAGAGCTGGGGTAAGGAAAGGAGTCTTGCCTGAGAGAACCTGCAATTAGCCCAACCTGTTGTATTTGTCAGTTTGAGCACAACTTCTTTATGAGCACTTTGTTCCCAGAGAACTTTCTATACACAGTTCCTGCATCATATTAATCTGGTAGTGTACAGGAACTGGGAGAGAACTCCTGCATCACATTAATCTGCTAGTGTACAGGAACTGGGAGAGAACTACTTGATTGCTTCTCTTTCAAACAGAAATtgagttttatttccttcttatCCTAAGCTGTCTCTACTATGAATTCATACAAGCCAAAAGCAACTTTCTCCCTTATTAGCAGGGAGTATCATTCTATCCACTGCTCCTCCAGGCAAAAATATCTCTTCATTAAAGAGAACACTGTAAAATTTCAGTATCTTAACACCCTCTCCTGTATCACAATTTGGCTGCGAGCAACTGGGCTCCTTTAGTACTTTATCTGCCCAAATTCTGGAAGCTAAGATACTTCAGCCATTCCTGGCTCATATCAAGTTTTCCTCCCTAGCAAAATACTAAAGCTCAACTACATAACAACCCTTCCTCACTGACAGgtaagaagaaaggaaaactaAGGATGGAggcaaaaaataaacccaaacaaaaccaatccATAACACAAAACCAGCCCAGGGAAAACAGTAATAACATATGCTATCTAGCTTACCAGATTTAATGAATCTACTTGTTTGGTTTGATAAAACCATAAGACAAACACTTTATGTTAGGTCAAAAGCAcacaaaactgtatttttacttATTGGAGACATATACAAGATAACTAACTACTAAGTCTCTGATCTTCCTGGTAATACCTCTGTTTATCACTAAGAAAGATTAGACCAAAACAAAGCTTCTAGTTCAGGCATAGAAAGGTTTTGAGCTTCATCTTTAAATTGAAAGCTCAACAGGCTCACAtgacaacaaacaaaacagaaaaaaattgaggaGTATCTGACGTAAAAATCTTGCTCAGAAAacacacaaattattttaatgaaatttaacAAGGTATATTTAAAATAGATCCGTTATCTACTCCATTGCAACCTTTTCAAAAGCTGTCAATAATATGACAGAAACTGAGTTATACAGACTTCACAAAAATCTTGCAATTCTTTTATCACATCCTGTAAAAATGTGACAAGATTTTCCCTTTATATTTAGTCTTTGACATAAAGCAGATAGGGGAAGGCATATTTTTAGCATCTGAATTGTTGCTAGTaggagaaaataataataattttaaaaaatctactCTACCATGAAACTGGAGTTACAATAATCTCTCCCTAGAGCTGACAGGCAGTTGCTATAAAAACTCCATTGCACAGCTTACACTGCAGTTAACAATCCTTTCTGACACAGCAGGCAATATTCCTTGTGATTCAACCCTACCTACCAATATCACTGCAGTACAGAGATGACCTTCCTCGCTCTGGTGGAGTGGTATAGCCCAGCTGGTTATTAACAATCAAATGGATGCTCCCACCAACTCTGAAATGTGGTAGATTAGAGAGGGTCAGTGTTTCAGGAACGATCCCTTGCCCAGAGAAAGCAGCATCACCATGAACCTACATCAGGGAAGAAGATGGAAAAGTCTCATTAGGAAACACTGGAGGAACAGCAAAATCAAAACCATAGTTCATTAAGTAAGACCTCCTAAACTGGGTACATGGAACATACACAGTTCCAGCTGGACCCACTTCTTAATCCCTCTCAGAATACTGTTTCCATGACTTGGGAGTTTATGCAACCTTATCACTAACACAAGGTCATAGCAGCAAACATATGTATATGAATGCCTGCTGTAATCCCTCCCTGGAACTGACCTATAATCTCTTAAAACTGACCCACCCATGTCCAGGTGACTGCAAGCTTCCTGGCTATGGCAAAGGTGCAGCAGTCAGAGGCAAGCCACTGACCCCTGAACAAAGGGAGTCACTCACCACAGCATTCACTACACCTTTGCTGAAGTTGAATGCTGGGGAACTGGGACTTATGCCTGTTTCCACCTCACCAAACAgacaagaacagaaaaacaagtggAAAATGAACCGAATGAAAGCACTCCAAACCAAAaactttcaaaaagaaataaaacctaaGTTCTTAGTTACACTTCTAAATAGCAATAGCAAATAAAtgccacaaataaaaaaattagttcaGAAGGGGAAGGGAGAATACTGTGATAGCCAAGCCAGGTTTCCAACAAAGGCTAGAGGTACTGGAGTGAGTACCATCTAATATTTCAATGTTTTGAAATTGGAGACA from Haemorhous mexicanus isolate bHaeMex1 chromosome 5, bHaeMex1.pri, whole genome shotgun sequence encodes:
- the DHTKD1 gene encoding 2-oxoadipate dehydrogenase complex component E1 isoform X2 translates to MAMAAAAGARAVRCALCRGGPRRWYRTERGVYGYKPRKAVGGRAEEQRGAGRAVDHALARLITAYAEHGHKAAKINPLFAGRAVMNMVPEIQELAKVLQGPLVTTGLINMGKEEASVEDVMAYLDHIYCGHISIETSQLPTLEEREWFAKRFEELKQEAFTPEEKKHLCKLMLESQEFDHFLATKFATVKRYGGEGAESMMGFFHELFKMCAYSGVTDIIIGMPHRGRLNLLAGLLQLPPELMFRKMRGLSEFPENSAAIGDVLSHLTSSVDLDFGSHRPVHVTLLPNPSHLEAINPVAVGKTRARQQTLLDGDYSPESSAQPGDKVICLQVHGDAAFSGQGIVPETLTLSNLPHFRVGGSIHLIVNNQLGYTTPPERGRSSLYCSDIGKIVGCAVIHVNGDDPEEVVRATRLAVEYQRHFRRDVIVDLLCYRQWGHNELDEPFFTNPSMYKIIRSRKSIPDTYAEHLTAAGLMTEAEVAEIKTTCYSKLNDHLANMTSYSPPPTNLQAHWKGLVEPSATITTWDTGMPVPLLQFIGAKSVEVPEELQMHSHLLKTYAQSRVQKMEEGKKLDWATAETLAFGSLLSQGFNIRLSGQDVGRGTFSQRHAMLVCQETDDTYIPLNHMSPDQKGFLEVSNSPLSEEAVLGFEYGMSIESPKLLPIWEAQFGDFFNGAQIIFDTFISGGEAKWLLQSGIVILLPHGYDGAGPEHSSCRMERFLQMCDSSEEGVDGDQVNMSVVHPTTPAQYFHLLRRQMVRNFRKPLIVASPKVLLRLPAAVSSFEEMAPGTTFKPVIGDSSVDPKSVTQVVLCSGKHYYALVKQRETLGEKQHSSAILRLEELCPFPLEALQQELSKYSHAKVFIWSQEEPQNMGPWSFVSPRFEKQLGLKLRLVSRPPLPAPAVGIGTLHNKQQEDVLTHTFI
- the DHTKD1 gene encoding 2-oxoadipate dehydrogenase complex component E1 isoform X1; translated protein: MDRELASTPDLHSHKVCRITEKLRLEGTFQDHLVQPPATGRDTFHYSRLIRAPSNLSLDTSTVDHALARLITAYAEHGHKAAKINPLFAGRAVMNMVPEIQELAKVLQGPLVTTGLINMGKEEASVEDVMAYLDHIYCGHISIETSQLPTLEEREWFAKRFEELKQEAFTPEEKKHLCKLMLESQEFDHFLATKFATVKRYGGEGAESMMGFFHELFKMCAYSGVTDIIIGMPHRGRLNLLAGLLQLPPELMFRKMRGLSEFPENSAAIGDVLSHLTSSVDLDFGSHRPVHVTLLPNPSHLEAINPVAVGKTRARQQTLLDGDYSPESSAQPGDKVICLQVHGDAAFSGQGIVPETLTLSNLPHFRVGGSIHLIVNNQLGYTTPPERGRSSLYCSDIGKIVGCAVIHVNGDDPEEVVRATRLAVEYQRHFRRDVIVDLLCYRQWGHNELDEPFFTNPSMYKIIRSRKSIPDTYAEHLTAAGLMTEAEVAEIKTTCYSKLNDHLANMTSYSPPPTNLQAHWKGLVEPSATITTWDTGMPVPLLQFIGAKSVEVPEELQMHSHLLKTYAQSRVQKMEEGKKLDWATAETLAFGSLLSQGFNIRLSGQDVGRGTFSQRHAMLVCQETDDTYIPLNHMSPDQKGFLEVSNSPLSEEAVLGFEYGMSIESPKLLPIWEAQFGDFFNGAQIIFDTFISGGEAKWLLQSGIVILLPHGYDGAGPEHSSCRMERFLQMCDSSEEGVDGDQVNMSVVHPTTPAQYFHLLRRQMVRNFRKPLIVASPKVLLRLPAAVSSFEEMAPGTTFKPVIGDSSVDPKSVTQVVLCSGKHYYALVKQRETLGEKQHSSAILRLEELCPFPLEALQQELSKYSHAKVFIWSQEEPQNMGPWSFVSPRFEKQLGLKLRLVSRPPLPAPAVGIGTLHNKQQEDVLTHTFI
- the DHTKD1 gene encoding 2-oxoadipate dehydrogenase complex component E1 isoform X3, whose protein sequence is MIQSNPPAKAGSPGAGDAGTHPVDHALARLITAYAEHGHKAAKINPLFAGRAVMNMVPEIQELAKVLQGPLVTTGLINMGKEEASVEDVMAYLDHIYCGHISIETSQLPTLEEREWFAKRFEELKQEAFTPEEKKHLCKLMLESQEFDHFLATKFATVKRYGGEGAESMMGFFHELFKMCAYSGVTDIIIGMPHRGRLNLLAGLLQLPPELMFRKMRGLSEFPENSAAIGDVLSHLTSSVDLDFGSHRPVHVTLLPNPSHLEAINPVAVGKTRARQQTLLDGDYSPESSAQPGDKVICLQVHGDAAFSGQGIVPETLTLSNLPHFRVGGSIHLIVNNQLGYTTPPERGRSSLYCSDIGKIVGCAVIHVNGDDPEEVVRATRLAVEYQRHFRRDVIVDLLCYRQWGHNELDEPFFTNPSMYKIIRSRKSIPDTYAEHLTAAGLMTEAEVAEIKTTCYSKLNDHLANMTSYSPPPTNLQAHWKGLVEPSATITTWDTGMPVPLLQFIGAKSVEVPEELQMHSHLLKTYAQSRVQKMEEGKKLDWATAETLAFGSLLSQGFNIRLSGQDVGRGTFSQRHAMLVCQETDDTYIPLNHMSPDQKGFLEVSNSPLSEEAVLGFEYGMSIESPKLLPIWEAQFGDFFNGAQIIFDTFISGGEAKWLLQSGIVILLPHGYDGAGPEHSSCRMERFLQMCDSSEEGVDGDQVNMSVVHPTTPAQYFHLLRRQMVRNFRKPLIVASPKVLLRLPAAVSSFEEMAPGTTFKPVIGDSSVDPKSVTQVVLCSGKHYYALVKQRETLGEKQHSSAILRLEELCPFPLEALQQELSKYSHAKVFIWSQEEPQNMGPWSFVSPRFEKQLGLKLRLVSRPPLPAPAVGIGTLHNKQQEDVLTHTFI